The following proteins are encoded in a genomic region of Lutra lutra chromosome 16, mLutLut1.2, whole genome shotgun sequence:
- the LOC125087354 gene encoding keratin, type I cuticular Ha3-II-like — MLYNCCLPNVSCRSTCCSRPCVPPSCHTCTLPGACNIPANVGNCGWFCEGSFNGSEKETMQFLNDRLASYLEKVRQLERENAELESRIREWCQQQVPFVCPSYQSYFRTIEELQQKILCSKSENARLVVQIDNAKLAADDFRTKYETELGLRQLVESDINALRRILDELTLCKSDLEAQVESLKEELLSLKQNHEQEVNTLRCQIGDRLNVEVDAAPTVDLNRVLNETRSQYEALVETNRRDVEEWFTTQTEELNKQVVSSSEQLQSCQAEIIELRRTVNALEIELQAQHNLRDSLENTLTETEARYSSQLSQVQCMITNVESQLAEIRCDLERQNQEYQVLLDVKARLECEINTYRGLLESEDCKLPCNPCATTNACDRPIGPCVTNPCTPCGPRSRCGPCNTFGC, encoded by the exons ATGCTTTACAACTGCTGCCTGCCCAATGTGAGCTGCCGCTCCACTTGCTGCTCCCGGCCCTGCGTGCCCCCCAGCTGCCACACCTGCACCCTGCCCGGGGCCTGCAACATCCCCGCCAATGTGGGCAACTGCGGCTGGTTCTGTGAGGGCTCCTTCAATGGCAGCGAGAAGGAGACCATGCAGTTCCTGAACGACCGGCTGGCCAGCTACCTGGAGAAGGTGCGCCAGCTGGAGCGGGAGAACGCGGAGCTGGAGAGCCGCATCCGGGAGTGGTGCCAGCAGCAGGTGCCCTTTGTGTGTCCCAGCTACCAGTCCTACTTCCGGACCATCGAAGAGCTCCAGCAGAAG ATACTGTGCAGCAAGTCTGAGAACGCCAGGCTGGTGGTGCAGATCGACAATGCCAAACTGGCTGCAGATGACTTCAGAACGAA GTATGAGACAGAGCTGGGCTTGCGGCAGCTTGTAGAGTCGGACATCAATGCCCTGCGCAGGATTCTGGATGAGCTGACCTTGTGCAAGTCTGATCTGGAGGCCCAGGTGGAGTCCCTGAAGGAGGAGTTGCTGAGCCTCAAGCAGAACCATGAGCAG gAAGTCAACACCCTGCGCTGCCAGATCGGAGACCGCCTCAACGTGGAGGTGGACGCAGCCCCCACTGTGGACCTGAACCGTGTGCTCAATGAGACCAGGAGTCAGTATGAGGCCCTGGTGGAGACCAACCGCAGAGACGTGGAGGAATGGTTCACCACCCAG ACTGAGGAGCTGAACAAGCAGGTGGTGTCCAGCTCTGAGCAGCTGCAGTCCTGCCAGGCAGAGATCATTGAGCTGAGACGCACGGTCAACGCCCTGGAGATCGAGCTGCAGGCCCAGCACAACCTG AGGGACTCCCTGGAGAACACGCTGACAGAGACCGAGGCCCGCTACAGCTCCCAGCTGTCCCAGGTGCAGTGCATGATCACCAATGTGGAGTCCCAGCTGGCTGAGATCAGGTGTGATCTGGAGCGGCAGAACCAGGAGTACCAGGTGCTGTTGGACGTCAAGGCCCGGCTGGAGTGCGAGATCAACACGTACCGGGGCCTGTTGGAGAGCGAGGACTGCAA GTTGCCCTGCAACCCCTGTGCCACGACCAACGCATGTGACAGGCCCATCGGACCCTGTGTCACCAATCCCTGCACCCCATGTGGCCCACGCTCCCGCTGTGGGCCCTGCAACACCTTTGGATGCTAG
- the KRT34 gene encoding keratin, type I cuticular Ha4 has protein sequence MPYNCCLPNVSCRSTCCSRPCVPPSCHTCTLPGACNIPANVGNCGWFCEGSFNGSEKETMQFLNDRLASYLEKVRQLERENAELESRIREWCQQQVPFVCPSYQSYFRTIEELQQKILCAKSENARLVVQIDNAKLASDDFRTKYHTELGLRQLVESDINGLRRILDELTLCKSDLEAQVESLREELLSLKSTHEEEVNTLRCQIGDRLNVEVDAAPTVDLNRVLNETRSQYEALVETNRRDVEEWFTTQTEELNKQVVSSSEQLQSCQAEIIELRRTVNALEIELQAQHNLRDSLENTLTETEARYSSQLSQVQCMITNVESQLAEIRCDLERQNQEYQVLLDVKARLECEINTYRGLLESEDCKLPCNPCATTNACGNSCGSCGNCQTRCS, from the exons ATGCCTTACAACTGCTGCCTGCCCAACGTGAGCTGCcgctccacctgctgctcccggCCCTGTGTGCCCCCCAGCTGCCACACCTGCACCCTGCCTGGGGCCTGCAACATCCCTGCCAATGTGGGCAACTGCGGCTGGTTCTGTGAGGGCTCCTTCAATGGCAGCGAGAAGGAAACCATGCAGTTCCTGAACGACCGGCTGGCCAGCTACTTGGAGAAGGTGCGCCAGCTGGAGCGGGAGAACGCGGAGCTGGAGAGCCGCATCCGGGAGTGGTGCCAGCAGCAGGTGCCCTTTGTGTGTCCCAGCTACCAGTCCTACTTCCGGACCATCGAGGAGCTCCAGCAGAAG ATTCTGTGTGCCAAGTCTGAGAACGCCAGGCTGGTGGTGCAGATCGACAATGCCAAGTTGGCCTCTGATGACTTCAGAACCAA GTACCACACGGAGCTGGGCTTGAGGCAGCTTGTGGAGTCGGACATCAACGGCCTGCGTAGGATCCTGGATGAGCTGACCCTGTGCAAGTCTGACCTGGAGGCCCAGGTGGAGTCCCTGAGGGAGGAGCTGCTGAGCCTCAAGAGTACCCATGAAGAg GAAGTCAACACCCTGCGTTGCCAGATTGGAGATCGCCTCAACGTGGAAGTGGATGCAGCCCCCACTGTGGACCTGAACCGTGTGCTTAACGAGACCAGGAGTCAGTATGAGGCCCTGGTGGAGACCAACCGCAGGGATGTGGAGGAATGGTTCACCACCCAG ACTGAGGAGCTGAACAAGCAGGTGGTGTCCAGCTCTGAGCAGCTGCAGTCCTGCCAGGCGGAGATCATTGAGCTGAGACGCACGGTCAACGCCCTGGAGATCGAGCTGCAGGCCCAGCACAACCTG AGGGACTCTCTGGAGAACACGCTGACAGAGACCGAGGCCCGCTACAGCTCCCAGCTGTCCCAGGTGCAGTGCATGATCACCAATGTGGAGTCCCAGCTGGCTGAGATCAGGTGTGACCTGGAGCGGCAGAACCAGGAGTACCAGGTGCTGTTGGACGTCAAGGCCCGGCTGGAGTGCGAGATCAATACGTACCGGGGCCTGCTGGAGAGTGAGGACTGCAA gctcccctgcaaCCCATGTGCCACCACCAACGCTTGCGGCAATTCCTGTGGGTCCTGTGGCAACTGTCAAACGCGTTGCTCTTAA